From the Paludisphaera mucosa genome, one window contains:
- a CDS encoding DUF1559 family PulG-like putative transporter translates to MHDVSLCRRSSRRVGFTLIELLVVIAIIAVLIALLLPAVQSAREAARRSQCVNNLKQLALSLHNYESAAGSFPLGGNSGPASAGGYCNPVTHDGCVDWGAWSAQSMLLPYIEQRNIYNALNFMTNARGDGNREVANSTGMMAIISSFLCPSSSPPPRITQNRWDSNGIAMGFFPGNSYFANAGSTIMWLGWPINNPNGIFNVGGSSFGIRDITDGTSNTIAFGEWRIGDFNDQQNNISDIAGIQWNSAGWPGVPNRNMDAPLANMPGGGGYLTTALQACAQSWQSRTGSYGTNGQRSWNGRLWHIGNYGHALGNTLVPPNSTYPYCQFWDTNSDFDSAGIVGLASYHPGGANAAFADGSVRFLKNSVAWPVLWGLGSRAQGETLSSDSY, encoded by the coding sequence ATGCACGACGTCTCTCTCTGTCGCCGCAGCTCACGCCGGGTCGGCTTCACGCTGATCGAGCTGCTGGTCGTGATCGCCATCATCGCCGTCCTGATCGCCCTCCTCCTCCCGGCCGTCCAGTCGGCCCGCGAAGCGGCCCGCCGCTCGCAGTGCGTCAACAACCTGAAGCAGCTCGCCCTCTCGCTGCACAACTATGAGTCGGCCGCTGGGTCCTTCCCGCTGGGCGGCAATTCGGGCCCGGCCAGCGCGGGCGGGTATTGCAACCCCGTCACGCACGACGGCTGCGTCGACTGGGGCGCGTGGAGCGCCCAGTCCATGCTCCTGCCCTACATCGAGCAGCGCAACATCTACAACGCGCTGAACTTCATGACGAACGCCCGCGGCGACGGCAACCGCGAGGTCGCCAACTCGACCGGCATGATGGCGATCATCTCGTCGTTCCTCTGCCCCTCGTCGTCGCCGCCGCCGCGGATCACCCAGAACCGCTGGGATTCGAACGGCATCGCCATGGGCTTCTTCCCCGGCAACAGCTACTTCGCCAACGCCGGCTCGACGATCATGTGGCTCGGCTGGCCGATCAACAACCCCAACGGCATCTTCAACGTCGGCGGCTCGTCGTTCGGCATCCGCGACATCACCGACGGCACGTCGAACACCATCGCCTTCGGCGAGTGGCGGATCGGCGACTTCAACGACCAGCAGAACAACATCTCCGACATCGCCGGCATCCAGTGGAACTCCGCGGGATGGCCCGGCGTGCCCAACCGCAACATGGACGCCCCCCTGGCCAACATGCCGGGCGGCGGCGGCTATCTGACGACGGCCCTCCAGGCCTGCGCCCAGTCCTGGCAGTCGCGCACGGGCAGCTACGGCACCAACGGCCAGCGCAGCTGGAACGGCCGCCTGTGGCACATCGGCAACTACGGGCACGCCCTCGGCAACACGCTCGTGCCGCCGAACTCGACGTACCCTTACTGCCAGTTCTGGGACACCAACTCCGACTTCGACTCGGCCGGGATCGTCGGCCTGGCGAGCTACCACCCCGGCGGCGCCAACGCGGCCTTCGCCGACGGCTCGGTCCGCTTCCTGAAGAACAGCGTGGCCTGGCCCGTCCTCTGGGGCCTCGGCTCGCGGGCCCAGGGCGAGACCCTGAGCTCCGACTCCTACTGA
- a CDS encoding DUF1553 domain-containing protein, translated as MILSAWAAARADDPPPKPGADERVDFNRQVRAVLSDKCFHCHGPDPKNRKAGLRLDTKEGAFGETKTGLRAVVPGDVDASELVARITSDDEGERMPPKSLGRELTPHETDLLRRWVEQGAEWKDHWAFIPPERPTLPDVARKDWPENPIDRLVLARLESEGLAPSPEAPRERLIRRVTFDLTGLPPTLDEIDAFLADSRPGAYSRVVDRLLASPRFGERMAVDWLDVARYADTFGYQADVYRAMWPWRDWVVRAFNTNLPYNQFIEWQLAGDLMPEPSRDMVLATAFNRNHRQTNEGGSIEAEWRTEYVADRTITYSAAFLGLTFECARCHSHKYDPITQKDFYSLFSFFNSIDESGLYSHFTDAVPTPTLWLTDVEREKALAEASSRVTAAEAQAAGLAESRRPAFESWLNSLDRANPKPAVLSGRIGDFPLDAVDAGGATANRVDPAKPGKAIEGPKVVEGRVGKALKFDGENSVSLPLGNFDRFQPFSLAFWMKTPDVKERAVVLRRSPAWTDAGSRGYQILIEDGRLTAALVHFWPGNAIGVAAHDPLPVNQWVHVVMTYDGSSRAAGLRLFVDGRPAAVDVVRDKLTKTIAGGGSDELTIGQRFRDRGFKDGEVDELQVFDRSLAPIEAAQLHDGKTLDDRLAAAPASLHPEDRERLFAYYLANVDPEAKTAYASLIEARTARDRLADPIVEIMAMKEMAEPRPTFVLNRGAYDAPGERVSPDTPKSLLPFSADLPRNRLGLARWTTDPKNPLTARVTVNRWWQSIFGRGLVSTPEDFGAQGQLPSHPPLLDWLARELVDSGWNVKHVLRTIVTSATYRQASDASPEMQARDPDDVLLARGPRDRLSAEMIRDDALAAGGLLVGVMGGPAVKPFQPAGLWEEKSNLPFVRDVGPGSHRRSLYTYWKRTSPPPAMLTFDAANREVCAVKRQPTATPLQALVLLNDPQFVEAARALAERSLREGGATTRERVAFVFRVLTGRRPDEAETSILEALYREQYDEFASGRADADKLLAVGDAPRDLALDAHACAAMTVVAQAMLNYDETVMKR; from the coding sequence TTGATCCTCTCCGCGTGGGCCGCCGCCAGGGCCGACGATCCGCCCCCCAAGCCGGGGGCCGACGAGCGGGTCGACTTCAACCGCCAGGTCCGCGCGGTCCTCTCGGACAAGTGCTTCCACTGCCACGGGCCCGACCCGAAGAACCGCAAGGCCGGCCTGCGGCTGGACACCAAGGAAGGTGCCTTCGGCGAGACCAAGACGGGCCTGCGCGCGGTCGTGCCCGGCGACGTCGACGCCAGCGAGCTGGTCGCGCGGATCACCAGCGACGACGAGGGCGAGCGGATGCCTCCCAAGTCGCTGGGACGCGAACTGACCCCGCACGAAACCGACTTGCTCCGTCGCTGGGTCGAGCAAGGGGCCGAGTGGAAGGATCACTGGGCCTTCATCCCCCCCGAGCGGCCCACGCTCCCAGACGTCGCCCGCAAGGACTGGCCCGAGAACCCCATCGACCGCCTCGTCCTGGCCCGCCTGGAGTCCGAAGGCCTCGCCCCCTCGCCCGAGGCCCCGCGCGAGCGCCTGATCCGCCGCGTGACGTTCGACCTGACGGGTCTGCCCCCGACGCTCGACGAGATCGACGCCTTCCTGGCCGACTCACGCCCCGGCGCCTATTCGCGGGTGGTCGATCGCCTGCTGGCCTCGCCGCGATTCGGCGAGCGCATGGCCGTCGACTGGCTCGACGTCGCCCGCTACGCCGACACCTTCGGCTACCAGGCCGACGTCTACCGCGCCATGTGGCCCTGGCGCGACTGGGTCGTCCGCGCGTTCAACACGAACCTGCCGTACAACCAGTTCATCGAGTGGCAGCTCGCCGGCGACCTGATGCCCGAGCCCTCGCGCGACATGGTGCTGGCGACGGCCTTCAACCGCAACCACCGCCAGACCAACGAGGGCGGGTCGATCGAGGCCGAGTGGCGGACCGAGTACGTCGCCGACCGCACGATCACCTACAGCGCGGCGTTCCTGGGCCTGACCTTCGAATGCGCCCGCTGCCATTCGCACAAGTACGACCCGATCACGCAGAAGGACTTCTACTCGCTGTTCAGCTTCTTCAACAGCATCGACGAATCGGGCCTCTACTCGCACTTCACCGACGCCGTACCGACCCCCACCCTCTGGCTGACCGACGTGGAACGCGAGAAGGCGCTGGCGGAGGCCTCAAGCCGCGTGACGGCGGCCGAGGCGCAGGCGGCCGGGCTCGCCGAGTCGCGACGGCCGGCCTTCGAGAGCTGGCTGAATTCCCTCGATCGAGCCAACCCGAAGCCGGCCGTTTTGAGCGGGCGGATCGGCGACTTCCCGCTCGACGCCGTCGACGCGGGGGGCGCGACGGCGAACCGCGTCGACCCGGCCAAGCCCGGCAAGGCGATCGAGGGCCCGAAGGTCGTCGAGGGTCGCGTCGGCAAGGCCCTGAAGTTCGACGGCGAGAACAGCGTCAGCCTGCCGCTGGGCAACTTCGACCGCTTCCAGCCGTTCTCGCTGGCCTTCTGGATGAAGACTCCCGACGTCAAAGAGCGGGCCGTCGTGCTCAGGCGCTCGCCGGCCTGGACCGACGCCGGCAGCCGCGGCTACCAGATCCTGATCGAGGACGGCCGACTCACCGCCGCGCTCGTCCACTTCTGGCCCGGCAACGCGATCGGCGTCGCCGCCCACGACCCCTTGCCCGTCAACCAGTGGGTTCACGTCGTGATGACGTACGACGGGTCGAGCCGGGCGGCGGGGCTGCGACTCTTCGTCGACGGCCGGCCCGCGGCGGTCGACGTCGTCCGCGACAAGCTGACGAAGACCATCGCCGGCGGCGGCTCGGACGAGCTGACCATCGGCCAGCGCTTCCGCGACCGCGGCTTCAAGGACGGCGAGGTCGACGAGTTGCAAGTCTTCGACCGCTCGCTCGCCCCGATCGAGGCCGCCCAGCTCCACGACGGCAAGACTCTCGACGACCGCCTGGCGGCCGCCCCGGCGTCGCTGCATCCCGAGGATCGCGAGCGGCTCTTCGCGTACTACCTCGCGAACGTCGACCCCGAGGCGAAGACCGCGTACGCGAGCCTGATCGAGGCGCGCACGGCGCGCGACCGGCTCGCCGACCCGATCGTCGAGATCATGGCCATGAAGGAGATGGCCGAGCCCCGGCCGACCTTCGTCCTGAACCGCGGCGCATACGACGCCCCTGGAGAGCGAGTCTCGCCCGACACGCCGAAGAGCCTCCTCCCCTTCTCCGCCGACCTGCCCCGGAATCGCCTCGGCCTGGCCCGCTGGACGACCGATCCCAAGAATCCGCTGACGGCCCGCGTCACGGTCAACCGCTGGTGGCAGTCGATCTTCGGCCGCGGCCTGGTGTCCACCCCCGAGGACTTCGGGGCCCAGGGCCAGTTGCCCTCGCATCCGCCGCTCCTCGACTGGCTGGCCCGGGAACTCGTCGATTCGGGCTGGAACGTCAAGCACGTCCTGCGGACGATCGTGACCTCGGCGACCTACCGGCAAGCGTCCGACGCCTCGCCGGAGATGCAGGCTCGCGACCCGGACGACGTCCTGCTGGCGCGCGGACCGCGCGATCGGCTGTCGGCCGAGATGATCCGCGACGACGCCCTCGCGGCCGGCGGCCTGCTCGTCGGCGTGATGGGCGGCCCGGCGGTCAAGCCCTTCCAGCCGGCCGGGCTGTGGGAAGAGAAGTCCAACCTGCCGTTCGTCCGCGACGTGGGGCCGGGCAGCCACCGCCGCAGCCTGTACACCTACTGGAAACGGACGTCGCCCCCGCCCGCGATGCTGACCTTCGACGCCGCCAACCGCGAGGTCTGCGCCGTCAAGCGCCAGCCCACGGCGACGCCGCTCCAGGCGCTCGTGCTCCTCAACGACCCCCAGTTCGTCGAGGCCGCCCGCGCCCTGGCCGAGCGGTCGCTTCGCGAGGGCGGCGCGACGACCCGCGAACGCGTCGCGTTCGTCTTCCGCGTCCTGACCGGCCGCCGGCCCGACGAGGCCGAGACGTCGATCCTCGAAGCCCTCTACCGCGAGCAGTACGACGAGTTCGCCTCCGGCCGGGCCGACGCCGACAAGCTGCTGGCCGTCGGCGACGCCCCGCGCGACCTGGCGCTCGACGCCCACGCCTGCGCCGCGATGACCGTCGTGGCCCAGGCGATGCTCAACTACGACGAAACCGTGATGAAGCGCTGA